In Vibrio alginolyticus NBRC 15630 = ATCC 17749, the sequence TCATCAACGAAGATACACAAGGTATCCACATTATCCTTGTTAACGGTGCTGCAGTGGGTATTGAACTACCATCTTCTGTTGAGCTAGTGATTGAAGAAACTGACCCTTCAATCAAAGGTGCTTCTGCATCTGCTCGCACTAAGCCAGCACGCTTCGCTTCAGGTCTTGTCATCCAGGTTCCTGAGTACATTGCAACTGGTGACCGTGTTATCATTAACACAGCTGAACGTAAATACATGAGCCGAGCATAAGCATGTCTGATTTGATTTCTTACGACGACGTCATCGACGCAGCGTACGACATTTTCCTTGAGATGGCTCCAGATAACCTAGAGCCTGCTGACGTGATTCTGTTTACTGCGCAATTTGAAGATCGTGGTGCCGCAGAACTTGTTGAAACCGGTGATGACTGGGTTGAACATGTTGGCTTCGAGATCGACAAAGAAGTATATGCAGAGGTTCGTATCGGCCTAGTAAATGAGGAAAATGACGTTCTTGATGACGTATTTGCTCGTATGCTAATCAGCCGAGACCCTGAACATAAGTTCTGCCATATGCTTTGGAAACGCGATTAACGTTTCTTCATCATGAACAAAGATACCAGCCTAGTGCTGGTATTTTTTTATCTGTTATTTTCGTCTAGCTGAGATATTTGTTTATACAAAGCACCCTGCTCTATATAGGCTTTAGACCCTTTTGTTATGTAACAGATAAGAAAAAGGCTTGCCGAATTGGCAAGCCTTTCTGATGTTTTGCTATCGATTAACGATGCTTGTTGCGTGCGCCTTGGTCACCAGCAGTCTTCTTCGGCTTACGACGAGAAGGGTTGTTGCTGCGACCTTTTGGCGTGTTAACACGCTCTTCATGGCGCTTAACTGCGCGACGAATTTTTTGGCTGCGTGCACGCTCACGTTTGCGTGACGTGTTGTCTTTGTTCAGATCAAGCATGGTTTCTTTCTCTGGACGAAGCTCTACAAGCTCACGCAAGTAGTTTACTTCTTTCAGGTCAAGCTCCATCCAACCGCCACGAGGCAGTTTCTTGTCTAAGAAGATGTCGCCGTAACGAACACGTTTCAGACGGCTAACGGTACACTCTTGCGATTCCCATAGTCGACGAACTTCGCGGTTACGACCTTCGTTGATAACAACGTAAAACGTGTGGTTCATGCCTTCACCACCCGCGTAAACAACATCTTCAAAGCGAGCTAAACCGTCTTCCAGTTCAACACCTTTTACTAGATTACGAACTTTCTGTTCAGTTACTTCACCGAACACACGTACTAGGTATTCACGTTCAACTTGGCGGCTTGGGTGCATTAAGCGGTTCGCCAGTTCACCATCCGTTGTGAAAAGTAGAAGACCAGAAGTGTTCGCATCCAGACGACCAACTGAAATCCAACGAGAGCCACGAATTTTTGGCAGACGATCAAAAACAGTACGACGACCTTCTGGATCGTGACGAGTACACAGTTCACCCTCAGGTTTGTAGTACGCAAGTACACGACAAATCACTTCTTCTTGAATCTTTGCAGAGACAATGTGACCATCGATACGAACTACGCTGCTCTCGTCTTCAAGTCTTTCACCAAGCTTAGCGACTACACCGTTCACGCTAACGCGACCAGATTTAATTAACGATTCAATCTCACGACGAGAACCGTGACCAGCACGTGCTAATACTTTTTGTAACTTTTCGCTCATTTATCTACCTAT encodes:
- the rluB gene encoding 23S rRNA pseudouridine(2605) synthase RluB, with translation MSEKLQKVLARAGHGSRREIESLIKSGRVSVNGVVAKLGERLEDESSVVRIDGHIVSAKIQEEVICRVLAYYKPEGELCTRHDPEGRRTVFDRLPKIRGSRWISVGRLDANTSGLLLFTTDGELANRLMHPSRQVEREYLVRVFGEVTEQKVRNLVKGVELEDGLARFEDVVYAGGEGMNHTFYVVINEGRNREVRRLWESQECTVSRLKRVRYGDIFLDKKLPRGGWMELDLKEVNYLRELVELRPEKETMLDLNKDNTSRKRERARSQKIRRAVKRHEERVNTPKGRSNNPSRRKPKKTAGDQGARNKHR
- a CDS encoding HI1450 family dsDNA-mimic protein, which encodes MSDLISYDDVIDAAYDIFLEMAPDNLEPADVILFTAQFEDRGAAELVETGDDWVEHVGFEIDKEVYAEVRIGLVNEENDVLDDVFARMLISRDPEHKFCHMLWKRD